The following coding sequences lie in one Thalassoglobus polymorphus genomic window:
- the hemE gene encoding uroporphyrinogen decarboxylase codes for MMTPELYNSRFMKAARCEPTDCTPVWIMRQAGRYLPEYMAVRSKTTFIDLCKTPELAAEVTLTAREVLGVDAAILFADLLPILQPMGFDLEYVKGEGPVIHNPLMAASEIDRVKAVDDVEILSYVFDAIKLIRNDLPSDIPLLGFAGAPFTLASYAIEGGGSKNYIRTKTIMYNDEGAWDALMNRLVDSLGKYLNAQIEAGVQAVQIFDSWAGCLSPSDYRRYVQPYTKKLIEAVQDETPLINFLTGNPALIPDQVEAGGDVIGIDWRIDLAEARKIVGNERAIQGNLDPISLYANLDVLESRTKAVLDANAGHPGHIFNLGHGVQPDMNPDNVKALVQMVHELSAN; via the coding sequence ATGATGACTCCAGAACTTTATAATAGTCGATTCATGAAAGCGGCTCGTTGCGAGCCAACCGATTGTACACCAGTTTGGATCATGCGACAGGCCGGGCGTTACCTGCCTGAATATATGGCAGTTCGCAGTAAGACAACTTTCATTGATCTCTGTAAAACTCCGGAACTGGCTGCGGAGGTGACACTGACCGCACGCGAAGTTTTAGGAGTCGACGCTGCGATTCTATTCGCGGATCTGTTACCGATTTTGCAACCGATGGGGTTTGATCTTGAGTACGTCAAAGGCGAAGGCCCGGTCATTCATAATCCGCTGATGGCTGCAAGTGAAATAGATCGAGTCAAAGCGGTCGATGACGTTGAAATTCTCAGCTATGTTTTCGATGCGATCAAGCTTATCCGCAACGATCTGCCGAGCGATATTCCATTGCTGGGATTTGCCGGAGCTCCGTTTACACTTGCTTCGTATGCGATCGAAGGTGGTGGGTCGAAAAACTACATTCGCACAAAGACCATCATGTACAACGATGAAGGTGCATGGGATGCCTTAATGAATCGGCTCGTCGATTCGCTCGGGAAATATTTGAACGCACAAATTGAAGCGGGTGTTCAAGCGGTGCAGATTTTCGACAGTTGGGCCGGTTGTCTCTCTCCCTCTGACTATCGACGATACGTTCAACCTTACACGAAGAAGTTGATTGAGGCAGTTCAGGATGAGACTCCATTAATCAACTTTTTAACTGGCAATCCTGCATTGATTCCGGACCAGGTCGAAGCTGGTGGTGACGTAATTGGAATCGACTGGCGGATTGACTTGGCTGAGGCCCGCAAGATTGTTGGCAACGAACGAGCGATTCAGGGAAATCTTGATCCGATATCGCTTTACGCAAATCTGGATGTTCTCGAAAGTCGCACCAAAGCTGTGCTCGATGCCAACGCCGGACACCCCGGGCATATCTTTAATCTTGGCCACGGTGTCCAGCCAGATATGAATCCCGACAACGTCAAAGCTCTCGTTCAAATGGTTCATGAACTCAGTGCAAACTGA
- a CDS encoding alpha/beta hydrolase → MLRLMPLLLLMGMVTVCLAGDEQYELGEDSMRHEGVPRGTVTNHVWKSEVFPGSIRHYSVYVPEQYDADTPTAVMVFQDGHTYLDEKGQFRVPVVFDNLIHKGELPPIIGIFIDPGYLQDELPKKRGWRPRPQNRSFEYDTLSDQYSRFLLEEILPEVGKHYNLTKDPDQRAICGISSGGICAWTVAWERPDEFRKVLSHVGSFTNIRGGHVYHALIRKTEPKPIRVFLQDGSGDLDNQHGNWPLANQQMAKSLAFAKYDHKFVYGEGAHNGIHGGAILPDSLRWLWRTSEAKDSVEK, encoded by the coding sequence ATGTTGCGATTGATGCCTTTGCTGCTATTGATGGGGATGGTGACAGTTTGTTTGGCTGGGGACGAACAGTACGAACTCGGTGAAGATTCCATGCGTCACGAAGGAGTCCCGCGCGGCACGGTGACGAACCATGTCTGGAAGTCAGAAGTGTTCCCAGGATCGATTCGTCATTATTCAGTCTATGTTCCTGAGCAATATGATGCGGACACCCCAACCGCGGTGATGGTCTTTCAAGACGGTCACACTTACCTTGATGAAAAGGGGCAGTTCCGTGTGCCGGTTGTCTTTGACAATCTCATTCACAAAGGTGAGTTGCCGCCGATCATCGGAATTTTTATCGACCCGGGCTATCTGCAAGACGAACTCCCGAAGAAACGAGGTTGGCGACCGCGACCGCAAAATCGAAGCTTCGAATACGACACGCTCTCGGATCAATATTCTCGGTTCCTGTTAGAAGAAATTTTGCCCGAGGTCGGCAAGCACTACAACCTGACGAAAGATCCTGACCAGCGCGCCATCTGCGGGATTAGTTCAGGAGGAATTTGTGCATGGACGGTTGCCTGGGAACGTCCAGATGAATTTCGCAAAGTCTTAAGCCATGTCGGCAGCTTCACCAACATTCGTGGTGGTCATGTCTACCATGCATTGATTCGAAAAACAGAACCCAAACCGATTCGAGTGTTTCTTCAAGATGGCTCTGGAGACCTCGACAACCAGCATGGGAACTGGCCTTTAGCGAATCAACAGATGGCGAAATCGTTAGCTTTTGCAAAATACGATCACAAGTTTGTCTATGGCGAAGGTGCTCACAACGGGATTCATGGCGGTGCAATTCTTCCTGATTCTCTGCGTTGGCTTTGGCGAACTTCAGAAGCGAAAGACTCCGTTGAAAAGTAA
- a CDS encoding 3-ketoacyl-ACP reductase, whose amino-acid sequence MSKVALITGGARGIGLGIARKLAQSGWSLMLNGVRPAEQVQDVLQEFSDLEVDVAYCAANIGCSDDRTKLIESTHQKFGRLDALINNAGITSPGRKDILEADEEAFDKVIDINLKGPFFLTKLAAQLMKSSRDAAEVRGSVIFVSSISAEFVSVNRGDYCLSKAALGMAKDLWATRLAEFGIDVYEVRPGVIRSDMTSGVTQKYDELIANGLTLERRWGETEDVGKAVRALVEGEIPYATGQVLKIDGGMTIHSL is encoded by the coding sequence ATGTCGAAAGTTGCACTGATTACAGGTGGAGCCCGAGGGATTGGGTTGGGGATCGCGAGGAAACTTGCGCAGTCTGGCTGGTCGTTGATGCTCAATGGAGTGCGACCTGCTGAGCAGGTTCAAGATGTCTTGCAGGAGTTTTCAGACCTTGAAGTCGACGTTGCCTACTGCGCAGCGAACATTGGTTGCTCCGATGATCGAACGAAATTGATTGAGTCAACGCACCAGAAGTTTGGCCGGCTTGATGCGCTCATCAACAATGCCGGGATCACGTCTCCCGGACGCAAGGACATTCTGGAGGCAGACGAAGAGGCGTTTGACAAGGTGATTGATATCAACTTGAAGGGGCCATTCTTTCTGACGAAACTTGCTGCGCAGCTGATGAAGTCTAGTCGAGATGCTGCAGAAGTCCGCGGGAGCGTAATTTTTGTCTCGTCGATCTCTGCGGAGTTCGTTTCGGTGAACCGTGGTGATTACTGCCTTTCGAAAGCGGCTCTTGGAATGGCAAAGGATCTGTGGGCGACGCGACTCGCTGAGTTTGGAATTGATGTGTATGAAGTCCGACCGGGAGTCATTCGAAGTGACATGACTTCCGGGGTCACTCAGAAGTACGACGAGCTGATCGCAAATGGTCTCACACTTGAACGTCGGTGGGGGGAAACCGAAGATGTTGGCAAAGCTGTCCGCGCCCTGGTTGAGGGAGAGATCCCGTATGCAACGGGACAGGTTCTAAAGATCGATGGCGGGATGACAATTCATTCTCTTTGA
- a CDS encoding inositol monophosphatase family protein: MSLSVESVIAALMNDTPDLVRWSGAIAKKLRTFNIALEGKSSGNANTDALTLADLTVQELVVSGLRDRSPILRECRLEAEEENGDLDVFNEQAELTIALDPIDGTKQFRDRTGDGYSVMIHLRNRSEVLFSLVFCPEAGPTGTWTLAYDETLKCGPDDTSVSALECLQKMPPIDIATRPNSNKIYLIGFQANDPVNAQKVTDAGLEGFAPDDTPGSIYPLLATGDFGGSLIHSPNIYDYPVSMQIARMLGGNSVWVHNGEAVHFDETWMDDRASMLRLPGIVATADCESKLKILVDLAKDWSQVRYSD, encoded by the coding sequence ATGTCATTGTCTGTCGAAAGTGTGATCGCTGCACTTATGAATGATACCCCTGACCTCGTACGTTGGTCCGGGGCAATCGCTAAGAAATTGAGAACGTTCAACATCGCACTGGAAGGCAAGTCGTCAGGGAATGCCAACACCGATGCACTGACTCTTGCTGATTTGACCGTTCAGGAACTTGTCGTCTCCGGGCTGCGGGACAGGTCGCCCATCTTGCGTGAATGCCGATTGGAAGCAGAAGAAGAGAACGGAGACCTCGACGTCTTTAACGAGCAGGCGGAATTGACGATCGCACTCGATCCAATCGATGGGACAAAGCAGTTCCGTGATCGGACTGGGGACGGATATTCCGTGATGATTCACTTACGAAATCGAAGTGAGGTGTTGTTCTCGTTAGTCTTTTGTCCGGAAGCTGGCCCGACTGGAACCTGGACTCTGGCCTATGACGAAACACTGAAATGCGGACCGGATGACACTTCGGTTTCGGCATTGGAATGTTTGCAGAAGATGCCGCCAATCGACATCGCGACTCGCCCCAATTCGAACAAGATCTATTTGATCGGATTTCAAGCCAACGACCCGGTGAATGCTCAAAAAGTTACCGACGCGGGCCTTGAAGGATTTGCTCCGGACGACACGCCGGGCAGTATCTACCCGCTTCTGGCGACCGGTGATTTCGGAGGCTCACTCATTCACAGTCCGAATATCTACGACTACCCCGTCTCAATGCAAATTGCTCGGATGCTGGGGGGGAACAGTGTTTGGGTCCACAATGGTGAGGCTGTTCATTTCGATGAGACCTGGATGGACGATCGCGCATCAATGCTGAGATTGCCCGGGATCGTCGCAACAGCAGACTGCGAATCAAAACTCAAAATATTGGTGGACCTTGCAAAAGACTGGAGCCAAGTCCGCTATTCCGATTGA
- a CDS encoding alpha/beta hydrolase family protein, giving the protein MFSLKFHLLGSFVAFSLIISTSGDAQDSTTSTGDELLARYFAAQTAIVTKDSLADVKTLEDWTRQREERHAQLQEMLGLKPWPERSPLKPVVTGTHTREGVIVENLHFQAMPGLYVTANFYRPEKQEGPLPAILYVCGHGGVKKDGVSYGNKTHYQHHGAWFAKNGFVCLMIDTIQLGEIEGIHHGTYKYGMWWWLNRGYTSAGVEAWNCIRSLDYLQSRPEVDGEKIGVTGRSGGGAYSWWVAALDDRIKAAVPVAGITNMHNHVVDGCVEGHCDCMYMVNTFAWDFPMLASLVAPRPLLISNTDKDRIFPLDGVVDVYAKTRRIYELHNALGNIGLNIAEGPHKDTQELRVNAFHWMNRFLKNENPLIDVTATPLFTPEELKVFDELPKDERVTSIQESFVPMASDTLPQTQKELDALRTTAMLKLMYRSFLNSPKVPGSDVSSSKPTQSWESDEATLSVIEYRPDAVYSLPMFVLKQKNVSKSKGVRVFVCDAELWSEINPRLATQFPDCPYFSKVQTSKTEGKLPHHRPGETLVILPPRGVGPTAWNTNEKKQTQIKRRFALLGQTQDSVQIHDIVQGINTLEEMKEVPLHIQGRGQAADWLLFASMFISKDSKIDLVNLSDDLRDGPYLLQVSQFLTKPQALLIAASQVKSLAVQCESPEQDAAWGSVEKVAQQLGWKKDKFNVQPSQ; this is encoded by the coding sequence TTGTTTTCGTTGAAATTCCATCTTCTCGGCTCTTTTGTTGCGTTTTCCCTGATCATCAGTACGTCTGGCGATGCTCAAGATTCGACCACATCAACAGGCGACGAACTTCTTGCCAGGTACTTCGCTGCTCAAACCGCAATCGTGACAAAAGACTCTCTTGCAGATGTCAAAACGCTTGAAGACTGGACGAGGCAGCGGGAAGAGCGTCACGCGCAACTTCAGGAGATGTTAGGTCTCAAACCTTGGCCAGAACGTTCTCCGTTGAAACCAGTCGTGACCGGCACGCACACGCGCGAGGGTGTGATTGTTGAAAACCTGCATTTTCAAGCAATGCCAGGTTTGTATGTGACCGCGAATTTCTATCGTCCCGAAAAGCAGGAGGGACCGCTCCCCGCGATTCTCTATGTTTGTGGACATGGAGGAGTCAAAAAGGATGGTGTGAGCTACGGGAACAAAACGCACTATCAACATCATGGAGCATGGTTTGCGAAAAATGGATTCGTTTGCCTGATGATTGATACAATTCAGCTTGGTGAGATCGAAGGGATTCACCATGGAACATACAAGTACGGCATGTGGTGGTGGCTCAATCGTGGTTACACATCAGCCGGAGTCGAAGCCTGGAACTGCATTCGTTCGCTCGACTACTTGCAGTCCCGACCCGAGGTCGACGGAGAAAAAATTGGTGTCACCGGTCGGTCAGGTGGAGGAGCGTATTCATGGTGGGTCGCGGCTCTTGATGATCGCATCAAGGCTGCTGTTCCCGTAGCTGGAATCACGAATATGCATAACCATGTTGTCGATGGCTGTGTGGAAGGACATTGCGACTGCATGTATATGGTCAACACATTTGCCTGGGATTTCCCGATGCTGGCTTCACTGGTTGCTCCACGACCACTGCTGATTTCCAACACAGATAAAGACCGTATCTTCCCACTTGATGGTGTGGTCGATGTCTATGCGAAAACTCGTCGCATCTATGAGCTTCATAATGCTCTCGGAAATATCGGCTTGAACATCGCTGAAGGTCCTCACAAAGATACTCAGGAGTTACGAGTCAACGCGTTTCACTGGATGAATCGATTCCTGAAAAATGAGAATCCACTCATTGATGTGACAGCGACACCGTTGTTCACTCCGGAAGAACTCAAGGTTTTTGATGAACTGCCCAAGGATGAACGAGTCACCTCGATTCAGGAATCCTTTGTTCCTATGGCAAGTGATACGTTACCGCAAACTCAAAAAGAGCTCGATGCTCTCCGAACGACAGCAATGCTAAAGCTGATGTATCGAAGTTTTCTGAACTCACCAAAGGTCCCCGGCTCGGATGTCTCATCATCGAAACCAACACAGTCTTGGGAGAGTGATGAGGCGACGCTTTCCGTGATCGAGTATCGTCCAGATGCTGTCTATTCGTTACCGATGTTTGTACTGAAACAAAAGAATGTTTCAAAGTCAAAAGGTGTCCGTGTATTTGTTTGTGACGCTGAGCTCTGGTCAGAAATCAACCCGCGTCTTGCAACTCAGTTCCCGGATTGTCCTTACTTCTCGAAGGTGCAAACTTCAAAAACAGAAGGGAAACTTCCTCATCACCGACCCGGAGAAACATTGGTGATTCTTCCGCCACGAGGAGTTGGCCCAACGGCATGGAACACAAATGAAAAGAAGCAAACGCAAATCAAACGACGTTTCGCTCTGCTCGGTCAAACTCAGGACAGTGTTCAAATCCATGACATTGTTCAAGGAATCAACACTCTGGAAGAAATGAAAGAAGTCCCGTTGCACATCCAGGGGAGAGGCCAAGCTGCAGATTGGCTGCTGTTTGCTTCGATGTTTATCTCTAAGGATTCAAAGATCGACCTCGTCAATCTGAGTGACGATCTGCGGGATGGTCCGTACTTGTTGCAGGTTTCGCAGTTTTTGACAAAACCACAAGCCTTGTTGATCGCAGCGAGTCAGGTGAAGTCACTTGCTGTTCAATGCGAAAGTCCTGAACAAGACGCCGCTTGGGGATCTGTTGAGAAAGTGGCTCAACAACTGGGGTGGAAGAAGGATAAATTCAACGTTCAGCCTTCTCAATAA
- a CDS encoding ATP-grasp domain-containing protein yields MKISVLGNEGSWYVDELSRASAQRGHSCERVDFRSLTSSVEGTSTDVSGGHHSLFDSDAIIVRTMPPGSLEQVVYRMDVLLQLHQAGKTILNHPRAIECAVDKFLTTSRLAAAQVPVPRTIVCETTDQAMEAFQTLGGDVVVKPIFGAEGRGIFRLSDPDLAFRSFRTLERLNNVLYIQEFIHHEGFDVRVMLLNGQILGAMKRKNLTDFRTNISRNGSAMAHLVTDDEAHLALSAARTVHACFAGVDLLYDLAGRCYVIEVNAVPGWRAFAQATQVDVADRVIEHLEN; encoded by the coding sequence GTGAAAATCTCTGTTCTTGGGAACGAGGGGAGTTGGTATGTCGATGAACTTTCACGTGCCTCGGCGCAACGTGGACATTCGTGCGAACGGGTTGACTTTCGATCTCTAACGAGTTCGGTGGAGGGGACTTCAACAGACGTCTCGGGCGGTCATCACTCGCTGTTCGATTCTGATGCCATCATTGTGCGGACGATGCCGCCGGGATCGCTTGAGCAGGTTGTGTATCGCATGGATGTGCTCTTGCAACTGCATCAGGCTGGGAAAACGATTCTTAATCATCCTCGTGCGATCGAATGTGCAGTCGATAAGTTTTTAACGACTTCACGCCTGGCTGCGGCTCAAGTTCCTGTTCCACGTACGATCGTTTGTGAAACGACTGATCAGGCGATGGAAGCATTTCAAACTCTCGGTGGCGATGTCGTCGTAAAGCCGATCTTTGGAGCAGAAGGGCGCGGGATCTTCCGTCTCTCCGATCCGGATCTGGCGTTTCGTTCCTTTCGTACTCTCGAACGTCTCAACAACGTTCTTTACATTCAAGAGTTTATTCACCACGAAGGATTCGATGTGCGGGTGATGCTGCTCAATGGCCAGATTTTGGGAGCCATGAAACGCAAAAACCTGACTGACTTTCGGACGAATATCTCTCGAAACGGGAGTGCCATGGCTCATCTGGTGACGGATGATGAAGCTCATCTTGCACTTTCTGCAGCGAGAACTGTCCATGCGTGTTTCGCTGGTGTCGATTTGTTGTACGATCTTGCGGGGCGTTGTTATGTGATTGAGGTGAACGCCGTTCCGGGATGGAGAGCGTTTGCTCAAGCGACTCAAGTTGATGTCGCAGATCGAGTAATAGAACATTTGGAGAACTAG
- a CDS encoding B12-binding domain-containing radical SAM protein: MPDIVLTTLNARYWHSSFGLRYLIANMGPLAESTVMLEFGINENLADVLESIVSQNPKIVGIGVYIWNIEPATKLVADLKKLRPDITVVIGGPEVSYESEQQQIVQLADYLVTGEADLALPELCRNLLAKTPPLEKVIPGGVPALSEVKMPYHLYTEEDIKNRVIYVEASRGCPFTCEFCLSALEIPVRQFDVDEFLGKMQLLLDGGAKQFKFVDRTFNLNMRVSKAILQFFLDRYRPDLFLHFEMIPDRLPDSLREMISRFPPGALQFEIGVQTFNDDVGDLISRKQDNEKLAENFEFLRKETGVHIHADLIVGLPGETVESFGTGFDRLLKLNPQEIQVGILKRLRGTPITRHDEDWEMIYSQSAPYEILSTKLVPFEDLQRMRRFAKFWDLIGNSGNFLESRELIWSDANSPFVEFLKLSDWLYAREGQSHGIPLTRLAERMFNFLVQVQQRSEEVVAHAIWNDYTRGGREDRPHFLRKFDLPHPRKRTHEAKELPQRQSRHVVGNTGTK; encoded by the coding sequence ATGCCTGATATTGTCCTGACAACATTGAATGCTCGCTATTGGCACAGTTCCTTTGGGCTGCGTTATCTTATAGCGAATATGGGGCCGTTGGCGGAATCGACGGTGATGCTGGAGTTTGGCATTAATGAGAACCTCGCGGACGTTCTAGAATCGATCGTCTCGCAAAATCCGAAGATCGTTGGAATCGGCGTCTACATCTGGAACATTGAACCGGCAACGAAGTTGGTCGCAGATCTCAAAAAGTTGCGACCTGACATCACAGTTGTGATCGGAGGACCAGAGGTCAGCTACGAAAGTGAGCAACAACAGATTGTTCAGCTGGCGGACTATCTGGTCACCGGTGAAGCTGACCTTGCGTTGCCCGAACTTTGTCGAAATCTTCTGGCAAAAACTCCTCCGCTTGAAAAGGTCATCCCCGGCGGTGTTCCGGCACTTTCTGAAGTGAAGATGCCGTATCATTTGTATACGGAGGAGGACATTAAGAATCGCGTGATCTATGTGGAAGCCTCGCGCGGCTGTCCGTTCACATGTGAGTTTTGCCTGTCTGCTTTGGAGATTCCCGTTCGTCAATTTGATGTCGACGAATTTCTCGGGAAGATGCAACTGCTTCTCGATGGTGGTGCGAAGCAGTTCAAGTTTGTAGATCGTACGTTTAATCTGAACATGCGAGTCAGCAAGGCGATATTGCAATTCTTTCTGGATCGGTATCGCCCGGATCTTTTTCTTCACTTCGAAATGATTCCAGACCGGCTTCCTGATTCGCTGCGAGAAATGATTTCCCGCTTTCCGCCGGGAGCATTGCAATTCGAGATTGGTGTTCAAACATTTAACGACGACGTTGGAGACTTGATCAGCCGGAAACAGGACAACGAAAAGCTGGCTGAGAATTTTGAATTCCTGCGGAAAGAAACCGGCGTCCACATTCATGCCGACCTGATTGTCGGACTTCCGGGAGAGACTGTTGAAAGCTTTGGAACCGGTTTTGACCGGCTGCTCAAACTGAATCCTCAAGAGATTCAAGTCGGAATCCTCAAACGGTTGCGCGGGACGCCGATCACGCGTCATGATGAAGACTGGGAGATGATCTACAGCCAGTCCGCACCTTATGAAATTCTCAGCACGAAACTTGTTCCGTTCGAGGATCTTCAACGGATGCGTCGGTTTGCGAAATTCTGGGATTTGATTGGCAACAGCGGGAACTTTTTGGAATCTCGCGAACTGATCTGGAGCGATGCGAATTCTCCGTTCGTCGAATTTCTTAAACTCTCCGACTGGCTTTATGCTCGCGAAGGGCAGTCACATGGGATTCCACTTACGCGACTGGCGGAGCGGATGTTCAACTTTCTCGTTCAGGTGCAGCAACGTTCTGAGGAAGTTGTTGCCCATGCGATCTGGAATGATTACACGCGTGGGGGGCGAGAGGATCGACCGCACTTCCTGAGGAAATTCGATCTCCCACATCCACGAAAACGGACTCATGAAGCCAAAGAACTGCCGCAGCGACAATCTCGTCATGTCGTGGGAAACACGGGGACTAAGTGA
- a CDS encoding DUF456 domain-containing protein: MIYLYATILLIANSLAWSATIFMAPGNWIMVALAVTYAWFLPETESPHLSWTIVGISFILAILGEIVEFSAGAAGAAKQGGSKRGAIFSIVGAITGSIAGAILGLPIPVMGSAIAGIAGGAIGAFVGAYLGEQDRFHGERIAIGKGAMIGRLIGTVGKMAVGAIILFLITLDSFVDF; this comes from the coding sequence ATGATCTATCTCTACGCAACAATTTTGCTGATCGCGAATTCACTCGCTTGGTCTGCAACGATCTTCATGGCTCCGGGGAACTGGATCATGGTCGCATTAGCAGTCACCTATGCCTGGTTCCTTCCCGAGACGGAATCTCCACATCTGAGCTGGACGATCGTCGGCATCAGTTTCATTCTGGCAATTCTCGGAGAGATCGTCGAGTTCTCAGCCGGTGCCGCCGGAGCTGCCAAGCAAGGGGGCTCAAAACGTGGAGCTATCTTCTCAATCGTGGGAGCCATTACCGGAAGTATCGCCGGTGCCATCCTCGGGCTTCCCATTCCAGTCATGGGAAGTGCCATCGCAGGAATTGCAGGAGGAGCCATCGGGGCCTTTGTGGGAGCTTACCTGGGAGAACAAGATCGGTTCCATGGTGAGCGAATCGCGATTGGAAAAGGAGCAATGATAGGCAGACTGATCGGCACCGTCGGCAAGATGGCCGTCGGCGCGATCATTCTTTTTCTGATTACTCTCGACAGCTTTGTAGATTTCTAA